The following proteins are encoded in a genomic region of Dyadobacter sp. UC 10:
- a CDS encoding S41 family peptidase: MKTLRKKSAILLIALTGFCCACQPESIDTLTGKLGDKGSVNEWIYSMMADAYFWYDEMPDQKELDSSASPEEYFGKLVYQPQTYDRFSMLTADIDALQQQFNGVVKAFGVSYVPAYIDEGKQNVALFVSHVAKDSPADKAGLQRGDIITKIDGSQLTKDNYASLMSAKETAKMTLGAIENNILQLDKSTVTISKAALAANPVAFSSVISKGGKKIGYLVYTQFVPGTDADKQKYDNELRTVFGQFKSAGVNELVLDLRLNGGGYMTSAVTLGSLIVSNAGASDVFYTEQWNDKYIKYWKEKNGQDALNYKFSQENSNIGNRLDRVYVLTSRGTASASELIINGLKPYMEVVTIGANTAGKNLFGSLIGDEKKRWKYGIYIMLGQTTNADGASDYGTVDGITPTRKVEDLSMPFLPFGDENETLLNAALQHMGVAAGPNARIGAAKDLETASPAPLKDTPAALDGRMLRDMP, from the coding sequence ATGAAAACATTGAGAAAGAAAAGCGCAATACTACTCATCGCCCTGACCGGATTTTGCTGCGCCTGCCAGCCCGAGAGCATTGATACCCTCACCGGAAAGCTGGGCGACAAAGGTTCGGTCAACGAATGGATTTACAGTATGATGGCCGACGCCTATTTCTGGTACGATGAAATGCCTGATCAAAAGGAGCTTGACAGTTCGGCCAGCCCGGAAGAATATTTCGGCAAACTCGTTTATCAACCCCAAACCTATGACCGGTTTTCCATGCTCACTGCGGATATTGATGCATTGCAGCAGCAATTCAATGGCGTAGTTAAAGCATTCGGGGTGAGTTATGTACCTGCATATATTGACGAGGGAAAACAAAACGTTGCCCTTTTTGTCAGCCACGTTGCGAAGGATAGTCCGGCGGATAAAGCGGGTTTGCAGCGGGGGGATATCATAACGAAAATCGATGGCAGTCAGCTCACGAAGGACAATTATGCCTCGCTGATGAGCGCCAAAGAAACCGCGAAAATGACGCTCGGGGCTATTGAAAACAATATATTGCAATTGGATAAATCAACGGTTACCATTTCGAAAGCGGCGCTTGCGGCCAATCCGGTCGCTTTTTCCAGTGTGATTTCAAAGGGTGGTAAAAAGATCGGCTACCTGGTTTATACGCAGTTTGTACCCGGTACCGACGCCGATAAGCAGAAATATGATAATGAGCTCCGTACGGTTTTTGGCCAGTTTAAATCGGCGGGTGTAAATGAGCTGGTGCTCGATCTGAGGTTAAACGGGGGCGGATATATGACTTCTGCGGTTACTTTGGGATCGCTGATCGTCAGTAACGCGGGCGCCTCCGATGTCTTTTATACGGAACAATGGAACGATAAGTATATCAAGTATTGGAAAGAAAAAAACGGCCAGGATGCATTGAATTACAAATTTTCGCAGGAAAATAGTAACATTGGCAACCGGCTCGATCGCGTCTACGTGCTGACTTCCCGTGGTACCGCCTCCGCAAGTGAGCTAATCATCAATGGGTTGAAGCCTTATATGGAGGTAGTTACGATCGGGGCCAATACAGCGGGCAAAAACCTGTTCGGCAGCCTGATCGGCGACGAGAAAAAGCGCTGGAAATATGGTATTTACATAATGCTCGGCCAGACTACCAATGCCGACGGAGCGTCGGATTATGGCACGGTTGACGGAATTACGCCCACGCGTAAAGTAGAAGATTTGTCGATGCCGTTTTTGCCTTTTGGCGATGAAAATGAAACATTATTAAATGCAGCATTGCAGCATATGGGAGTAGCTGCCGGGCCCAATGCGCGGATAGGCGCGGCGAAAGACCTGGAAACCGCCAGCCCTGCGCCTCTGAAAGATACCCCGGCCGCGCTCGACGGACGGATGCTGCGTGACATGCCCTGA
- a CDS encoding MFS transporter: protein MKYNPTRWFVVILVFIATGLSFLDRQVLSIAVIKIQREFHFTDVEYGWVNTSFLLSYALMFTVGGWLIDKIGAKKGLGIAVGVWSVANALHGLMTNLPQLLAFRFFLGMGEGACFPGAAKTVYDWFDKKERGFANGIAIGGSAIGAVIAPPLTIWIAEFYGWRAGFVIPGLIGILWVIVWFMIPWKQNTQVPSEILPETSESVISFASILKIKETWVFILMRFLLDPVMYFMMFWIPKYLSEVRGVSFERIGSLFWIPFLALGISNILGGFLSDRLVKNNASVNKSRKIVMGCAAALTLAVPLTEYTSSVEMAVGFMALYMFAHGCWITNYITAISDVFGPKATSTVVGLSGTAGAISSLVLNPMIGKIIQDYSYKPLWIASGLLYPIAFIAFMILIPKIRFLFETEHRPLTINNN from the coding sequence ATGAAATATAACCCTACCCGCTGGTTTGTTGTGATATTGGTCTTCATTGCCACTGGTCTGAGCTTTCTGGACAGGCAGGTATTGTCGATTGCGGTCATTAAAATTCAGCGGGAGTTCCATTTCACGGATGTGGAATACGGGTGGGTGAATACGAGTTTTTTATTGAGCTATGCATTGATGTTCACGGTCGGCGGCTGGCTGATCGATAAAATCGGCGCGAAAAAAGGGTTGGGTATTGCGGTCGGCGTTTGGTCGGTGGCGAATGCATTGCATGGTTTGATGACCAATCTGCCTCAGTTACTGGCATTTCGCTTTTTCCTGGGAATGGGCGAAGGCGCCTGCTTTCCGGGAGCGGCCAAAACAGTTTATGATTGGTTTGATAAAAAAGAAAGGGGCTTTGCAAACGGTATCGCGATCGGCGGCTCGGCGATCGGTGCGGTAATCGCACCACCGCTCACGATCTGGATTGCAGAGTTCTACGGCTGGCGCGCAGGTTTCGTCATCCCTGGCCTGATCGGAATTTTATGGGTAATCGTCTGGTTCATGATACCCTGGAAACAAAACACCCAGGTGCCCTCCGAAATCCTGCCAGAAACTAGCGAATCGGTGATTTCTTTTGCTTCTATTCTAAAAATAAAAGAGACCTGGGTATTCATACTGATGCGTTTCCTGCTGGATCCGGTGATGTATTTTATGATGTTCTGGATTCCCAAATACCTCAGTGAAGTGCGTGGTGTGTCGTTTGAAAGGATCGGAAGCCTTTTCTGGATCCCGTTCCTTGCTTTGGGCATTTCCAATATACTAGGCGGCTTTTTATCAGATCGTTTGGTCAAAAACAATGCGAGCGTCAACAAATCCAGAAAGATCGTCATGGGCTGTGCAGCTGCACTGACGCTGGCTGTTCCGCTCACTGAATACACTTCCTCAGTGGAAATGGCGGTCGGTTTTATGGCGCTGTATATGTTTGCACACGGCTGCTGGATCACGAATTACATTACTGCTATTTCAGATGTTTTCGGGCCGAAAGCGACTTCCACCGTAGTCGGACTTTCAGGAACGGCGGGCGCTATTTCCAGCCTGGTACTTAATCCGATGATCGGCAAAATCATCCAGGACTATTCCTATAAACCCCTGTGGATCGCGTCGGGCCTCCTCTATCCTATTGCATTCATCGCGTTCATGATTTTGATCCCTAAGATTAGATTTCTATTTGAGACAGAACATAGACCATTAACGATTAACAACAATTGA
- a CDS encoding tetratricopeptide repeat-containing sensor histidine kinase has protein sequence MKKYLLLLLLIRISCLAHAQSGAGNYPDSLKNVLKKQLPDTSRVWTLLLLSDHFSDKDTAVSLQYVRQAAALAKPGSYQEAMVEFYRAGAYFETNFEKSKAAYMRAEQLFSKFRNKEALIFRSRAWHNFGALEQRLDNEKRYAEILIEHAIPLAQQAGDSARVVSNYRNLGIIFSNQLDYKKAEEYINLAIVALQRLDPGSLELADAYIFGAKNYIYLKDYPPVKPMLDSAKILLAGNPDLPHYTDYYLTEGMYYARLRQFQAALSSFDKGLAQARRLKRDYDYQGLMLQKYFAYKAMGDYPKALKIITQLVQQDDVFPSSKNRILYYYELAQTTAKTGDMANAFKWLNQYAELADSSFMENSKTEIAALEAKYQSSEKEKKIYQLQSKNEKDALTIKNNRLLNWLLAVVCLFLMAVTVLVLLFYRNNKRLWTQEKQLHELEMQKIKQDYRISMLSAMLEGQEQERTRLARDLHDGLGGLLSSIKIELSQAPVGADEKLKTSLGRTLSHLDDAVNELRRIARSLMPEILMNYGLAEATKEFCKNLKETGINLVCQVFNYKDSLPKEKQIVLYRIIQELVNNAVKHATAAQILVIIQQSGERLFVTVEDDGKGFDPEKINGKAGAGLSNVKARADFLNAKFDMQSKPGNGTSVTVECDI, from the coding sequence ATGAAAAAGTACCTCTTGTTGCTGTTACTGATCCGGATTTCCTGTCTCGCACATGCGCAAAGCGGGGCAGGAAATTATCCTGACAGTCTGAAAAATGTATTGAAGAAACAACTTCCTGATACCAGCCGGGTCTGGACGTTGCTATTGTTATCGGATCATTTCAGCGACAAGGATACGGCGGTATCCCTGCAATATGTACGGCAGGCGGCGGCCCTGGCAAAACCCGGCTCTTACCAGGAAGCGATGGTCGAATTTTACAGGGCCGGCGCCTATTTTGAAACCAATTTTGAAAAAAGTAAAGCTGCCTATATGCGGGCAGAGCAGCTTTTCAGTAAGTTCAGGAACAAGGAAGCGTTGATTTTCAGGTCGAGGGCGTGGCATAATTTCGGTGCGCTTGAACAGCGGCTTGACAATGAAAAGCGATATGCAGAGATCCTTATCGAACATGCGATCCCGCTCGCCCAACAAGCCGGCGACAGTGCCCGCGTGGTGAGTAACTATCGCAACCTCGGTATTATTTTCTCCAATCAGCTGGATTATAAAAAGGCCGAGGAATATATTAATCTGGCCATTGTAGCGCTGCAAAGACTTGATCCAGGGTCACTGGAACTGGCGGATGCCTACATTTTTGGCGCAAAAAATTATATATACCTCAAAGACTACCCGCCCGTAAAGCCGATGCTGGATAGTGCGAAAATCCTGCTCGCAGGCAACCCTGACCTGCCGCATTACACAGATTACTACCTCACGGAAGGCATGTACTACGCGCGGCTGCGCCAGTTTCAGGCAGCCCTGAGCAGCTTTGATAAGGGCCTGGCACAGGCCCGAAGACTAAAACGTGACTATGATTATCAGGGTCTTATGCTGCAAAAATACTTTGCCTACAAAGCGATGGGGGATTATCCGAAGGCTTTGAAGATCATCACGCAGCTGGTACAGCAGGATGATGTATTTCCAAGCAGCAAGAACAGGATATTGTACTATTACGAGCTGGCGCAAACGACCGCGAAAACGGGCGATATGGCGAATGCCTTTAAATGGCTGAACCAATATGCCGAGCTGGCGGACAGCTCTTTCATGGAAAATTCGAAAACCGAGATCGCTGCGCTGGAAGCAAAATACCAGTCTTCTGAAAAAGAGAAAAAGATCTATCAACTCCAATCGAAAAATGAAAAGGATGCATTGACCATTAAAAATAACCGGCTGCTCAACTGGCTTCTGGCGGTGGTTTGTCTTTTTCTGATGGCAGTAACTGTTCTGGTTCTCCTTTTTTATCGAAATAATAAGCGGCTATGGACGCAGGAAAAGCAGCTCCACGAGCTGGAAATGCAGAAAATAAAGCAAGATTACCGGATCTCGATGTTGTCCGCCATGCTGGAAGGGCAGGAGCAGGAGCGTACCCGGCTTGCGCGCGATTTGCACGACGGCCTGGGCGGTTTGCTGAGTAGTATCAAGATAGAACTGTCGCAAGCGCCGGTGGGGGCGGACGAAAAGTTGAAAACGAGCCTGGGGCGTACACTTTCACATTTGGACGATGCTGTAAATGAGCTGCGCAGGATCGCGCGGAGCCTGATGCCGGAGATTTTGATGAACTACGGCCTGGCCGAGGCGACGAAGGAATTTTGCAAAAATTTGAAAGAGACCGGTATTAATCTGGTCTGCCAGGTTTTCAACTATAAGGACTCGCTGCCGAAGGAAAAGCAGATCGTGCTCTACCGGATCATTCAGGAATTGGTGAACAATGCAGTGAAACATGCCACTGCGGCGCAGATTTTGGTGATTATCCAGCAAAGCGGTGAACGATTGTTTGTGACGGTTGAAGACGACGGGAAAGGGTTTGATCCTGAAAAAATCAATGGAAAAGCTGGTGCGGGATTGTCAAATGTCAAGGCGAGGGCCGATTTCTTAAATGCTAAATTTGATATGCAGTCGAAACCCGGAAATGGTACTTCGGTGACTGTTGAATGTGATATCTGA
- a CDS encoding L-fucose/L-arabinose isomerase family protein — translation MGNPLQSENHIEQQAIIEKRQPTRPRIGVFGVGYYKYWVQFDGLLDDMLRKQAVFIEKIQTGSHAEVIDFGLVDNVEKAYELVPKLNAANLDLIFCDMVTYATSNTFGTVIRSVNVPIVLVALQPDKAMDYTRASTYMQLYNDDICSLPEFAGVAARMGKKVPDMIIGTLYDDPQADAEIEEYCRIAAVLHDVKTSRIGHIGHPIEAMLDMHSDSTMFTAHFGAHIVQCEAHEIVSHYQKAERAEIEPVKERILDFFDTPDPVSDPISEKLRDSDLETAARVTVALEKFIEEKKLDGLAYYYEGPDNSETRTVMSNLIVGNSLLTGAGFPMCGESDLKTCFAMLIMERLGIGGSFAEFHPVDFKEGFVLVGHDGPHNVAIAQGKPVLRSLTKYHGKPGFGAGVEFKIKEGPITMLSINSTFDGKFKFVIAEGQSVEGPIPPTGNTNTRGYFKPDVRTFLQRWMKEGPTHHFALGVGHHAKAIEKIANYLTLESVIIRED, via the coding sequence ATGGGAAATCCATTACAGAGTGAAAACCACATTGAACAGCAAGCGATCATTGAGAAACGCCAGCCGACCCGGCCGCGCATAGGCGTTTTTGGTGTGGGTTATTATAAATACTGGGTGCAGTTTGACGGGCTGCTCGATGATATGCTGCGTAAACAAGCCGTTTTCATCGAAAAAATCCAGACCGGCTCCCACGCGGAGGTAATCGATTTTGGCCTCGTCGATAATGTAGAAAAAGCGTACGAGCTCGTACCCAAACTCAATGCCGCCAATCTCGACCTGATCTTCTGCGACATGGTCACGTATGCAACATCCAATACGTTCGGCACGGTGATCCGAAGTGTGAACGTACCGATTGTGCTGGTAGCATTGCAACCGGACAAAGCGATGGACTATACCCGCGCTTCCACTTACATGCAGCTTTACAATGACGACATTTGCTCCCTCCCCGAGTTTGCCGGCGTGGCTGCGAGAATGGGCAAAAAGGTACCGGATATGATCATCGGAACCCTTTATGACGATCCGCAGGCCGACGCGGAAATCGAAGAATACTGCCGGATCGCGGCTGTTTTGCACGATGTGAAAACGTCGCGCATCGGCCACATTGGCCACCCGATCGAGGCGATGCTGGATATGCATTCAGACTCTACGATGTTTACCGCTCACTTCGGCGCACATATTGTGCAATGCGAGGCGCACGAGATCGTGTCGCATTATCAGAAAGCGGAACGCGCGGAAATTGAACCGGTCAAAGAAAGGATCCTCGACTTTTTCGACACCCCTGACCCCGTTTCCGACCCCATTTCCGAAAAATTGCGCGACTCCGACCTCGAAACTGCTGCCCGCGTGACGGTTGCACTGGAAAAATTCATTGAAGAGAAAAAACTCGACGGACTCGCCTACTATTACGAAGGCCCGGACAATAGCGAAACCAGGACGGTCATGTCTAATCTGATCGTTGGCAACTCACTGCTGACCGGTGCCGGATTTCCGATGTGCGGGGAGTCGGATTTGAAGACTTGTTTTGCGATGCTGATCATGGAACGTTTAGGGATTGGCGGTAGCTTCGCGGAGTTTCACCCGGTCGATTTCAAGGAAGGTTTTGTGCTCGTTGGCCACGACGGGCCGCATAATGTAGCGATTGCGCAGGGAAAACCAGTTTTGCGCAGCCTTACCAAATACCACGGAAAACCCGGATTTGGTGCCGGCGTGGAGTTCAAGATCAAAGAAGGACCGATCACGATGCTGAGCATTAACTCTACTTTTGATGGTAAGTTTAAATTCGTAATCGCTGAGGGTCAGTCTGTTGAAGGACCAATCCCTCCTACCGGCAATACGAATACCCGCGGCTACTTCAAGCCCGACGTGCGGACATTTTTGCAGCGGTGGATGAAGGAAGGACCGACGCACCATTTCGCGCTCGGCGTCGGACATCACGCGAAAGCTATTGAAAAAATCGCCAATTACCTGACCCTGGAATCTGTGATTATCAGAGAAGACTGA
- a CDS encoding SusC/RagA family TonB-linked outer membrane protein, translating into MKPILFQKPALWVGALLLSLLLGAGELHAQTASKVTVSGKIIAENDKAPLIGATITEKGTNNGTTADVDGNYKISVSQGASIVVSFIGYIPQEVLVNNQSVIDVALKGDQQQLQDVVVVGYGTQRKKDLTGSIAKISNEQFIQPSTGSFDQMLQGKAPGVQVSQTTGAPGGNVNILIRGVSSITGGNQPLYVVDGFAIGSGGGGSDMRSYGSNSFSSAGMASNTGNRVNPLASINPSDIESIEILKDASATAIYGSRGANGVVIITTKRGALGKSQISVDASYGFQEVANKLDMMNARQYADYLVDGRDNAWVYAGGKLTDPNEVRSVATRVRPEFRNPESLTTDTDWQDVLFRTAPVRNVQVSSTGGTEKTKYFISAGYFSQEGVIINSDYNRFNLRVNLDAQITKWLKVGSSTFGSYGFGRFANTESHYGAGGLLANVLAAAPTIPVYDDNGGYYFNQADVTDGLGFLQNVLAVANGQDDRRKIMDVVTNNFLEFNLSDDLTFKTSIGVNYGSNNIRLWRSSAVPNFTTLNYPASAGTSRTESINWLNENTLNYNKVFNNKHFVGALVGFTAQKNSVDRVTVGASDFPTEYVPFITAGIVNAGSQSVSEWALLSMMARVNYSYAGKYMLTATVRRDGSSRFGSNHRWGAFPSVSVGYNISEEEFMKDVRFINNLKLRASYGISGNNQIGDYTHIGLLSTTRYIKNKTLNPGLIPATLSNDDLTWEKSKQVNLGLDLGLFQDRISLTADFYRDHKTDLLLAVQLPAASGFNSSTQNIGDIENKGFELGLQTINVRFKKFQWSSNATFSHNRNKVLKLATEGGRISNSAYQITEVGSPISSFFLLNKLGVFMNSAELDGAALQHPKTQAGDLKFEDVNADGVINQSDRKIVGTPWPDFTWGFDNNFTFGNLNLNIGLVGSKGAYTYLDAGASLLGANGVQNNLALTDKRWRSEENPGDGIMPRSIRSNHALGFGTSSHYLFENSFTRIRNVKLGYDLPKDLVNRMKLNALNVYLNVSNLYTFTDYPGYDPESSISGDNVVSGGIDYLNYPLPRTYTIGLKVTF; encoded by the coding sequence ATGAAACCTATTTTATTCCAAAAGCCAGCGCTGTGGGTCGGCGCGCTGTTGCTGAGTTTGCTGCTCGGAGCCGGCGAACTTCACGCTCAAACGGCTTCGAAAGTGACCGTTTCCGGCAAGATCATTGCGGAAAATGACAAAGCGCCGCTGATCGGCGCGACGATCACGGAGAAAGGTACCAACAATGGAACTACTGCCGATGTGGACGGAAATTATAAAATATCCGTGTCGCAGGGAGCCAGCATTGTTGTCAGCTTTATTGGCTATATTCCTCAGGAAGTGTTAGTTAATAATCAGTCTGTCATTGATGTAGCATTAAAAGGTGACCAGCAGCAGTTGCAGGATGTAGTCGTGGTGGGTTATGGTACGCAGCGTAAAAAGGACCTGACCGGCTCCATCGCCAAGATTTCCAACGAACAGTTTATCCAGCCTTCCACCGGCAGCTTCGACCAGATGTTACAGGGAAAAGCGCCGGGGGTGCAGGTTAGTCAGACGACGGGCGCGCCGGGCGGAAATGTGAATATCCTGATCCGCGGCGTAAGCTCGATTACCGGTGGAAATCAGCCGCTTTACGTAGTCGACGGTTTTGCGATTGGCTCTGGCGGTGGCGGTTCGGATATGCGGAGTTATGGTTCAAACAGCTTTTCTTCCGCAGGTATGGCGAGTAATACAGGCAACCGCGTTAACCCGCTGGCGTCAATCAACCCTTCTGATATTGAGTCTATTGAAATTTTAAAAGATGCTTCCGCGACTGCTATCTATGGTTCAAGAGGCGCAAATGGTGTAGTGATTATTACAACCAAACGCGGCGCGCTGGGCAAATCCCAGATCAGTGTCGACGCTTCCTACGGATTTCAGGAAGTAGCCAATAAGCTGGATATGATGAATGCGCGGCAATATGCCGACTATCTGGTCGACGGGCGCGACAATGCGTGGGTTTATGCCGGCGGTAAACTGACCGACCCGAATGAAGTACGATCCGTAGCAACAAGGGTAAGGCCGGAGTTCAGAAACCCGGAATCCCTGACCACGGATACCGACTGGCAGGATGTGCTGTTCCGCACTGCGCCGGTCCGGAATGTGCAGGTATCTTCGACGGGCGGCACTGAAAAGACCAAATACTTCATTTCTGCGGGTTATTTTTCGCAGGAAGGTGTGATCATCAATTCCGATTACAACCGTTTCAATTTGCGCGTAAACCTGGATGCGCAGATCACGAAATGGTTGAAAGTCGGCAGTTCTACTTTTGGTTCGTATGGTTTTGGCAGGTTTGCTAATACCGAATCGCATTACGGAGCGGGCGGTTTGCTGGCGAATGTATTGGCTGCGGCGCCTACTATCCCGGTTTACGATGATAATGGTGGCTACTATTTCAATCAGGCTGACGTGACGGATGGTTTGGGATTTTTGCAGAATGTATTGGCTGTCGCAAACGGCCAGGACGATCGCCGGAAGATTATGGACGTGGTGACGAACAACTTTTTGGAATTCAATTTGTCCGATGATCTCACCTTTAAAACTTCTATCGGTGTTAATTACGGCTCAAACAACATCCGCCTCTGGCGCTCCTCGGCGGTACCAAATTTCACCACATTGAACTACCCAGCCTCGGCAGGAACTTCAAGAACCGAATCAATCAACTGGCTGAATGAGAATACATTGAACTACAATAAAGTTTTTAACAACAAACATTTTGTAGGTGCATTGGTCGGTTTCACTGCGCAAAAAAACAGTGTAGACCGCGTAACAGTCGGTGCTTCTGATTTCCCGACTGAATATGTGCCATTTATCACAGCAGGTATTGTGAATGCAGGCTCACAGAGCGTAAGCGAATGGGCATTGTTATCGATGATGGCGCGGGTAAATTATTCCTATGCAGGCAAATACATGCTGACCGCGACGGTAAGACGGGACGGAAGTTCAAGATTCGGTTCTAATCATCGCTGGGGCGCATTTCCTTCTGTATCTGTGGGTTATAATATTTCAGAAGAAGAATTCATGAAAGATGTGCGGTTTATAAATAACCTGAAACTGCGCGCGAGCTATGGTATTTCAGGGAATAATCAGATCGGCGATTACACACATATCGGACTTTTATCAACTACCAGATATATTAAAAACAAGACGCTTAACCCCGGCTTGATACCGGCAACATTATCGAATGACGACCTTACCTGGGAGAAGTCAAAGCAGGTCAATTTAGGTTTAGATCTGGGATTGTTTCAGGACAGGATTTCGCTCACAGCTGATTTTTATCGGGATCATAAAACAGATCTTTTGCTCGCAGTGCAGCTTCCCGCAGCTTCGGGTTTCAATAGTTCTACCCAGAATATCGGCGATATCGAAAACAAAGGGTTTGAACTGGGCTTGCAGACGATCAATGTGCGTTTCAAAAAATTCCAGTGGAGTTCCAATGCGACATTCAGCCATAACCGTAACAAGGTGCTCAAACTGGCGACCGAAGGCGGACGTATTTCCAATTCTGCCTACCAGATCACCGAAGTCGGCTCCCCTATTTCCAGCTTTTTCCTGCTTAATAAGCTCGGCGTTTTCATGAATAGCGCCGAACTGGACGGGGCTGCATTGCAACATCCGAAAACGCAGGCAGGCGACCTGAAATTCGAGGATGTAAACGCCGACGGCGTGATCAACCAAAGCGACCGCAAGATTGTGGGTACTCCCTGGCCGGATTTTACGTGGGGATTTGACAACAATTTTACATTCGGTAACCTCAATCTGAATATCGGTCTGGTTGGCTCTAAAGGCGCCTATACTTATCTCGACGCCGGCGCTTCGCTGCTGGGCGCGAACGGGGTACAGAACAACCTGGCGCTTACGGACAAAAGGTGGCGATCGGAAGAAAACCCGGGGGATGGTATCATGCCGCGCTCTATCAGAAGCAACCACGCGCTCGGGTTCGGAACTTCGTCGCATTACCTGTTCGAAAATTCCTTTACCCGGATCAGGAATGTGAAGCTCGGATATGACCTACCCAAAGACCTGGTCAATCGCATGAAACTGAACGCATTGAACGTGTATCTCAATGTATCCAACTTGTACACTTTCACCGATTACCCGGGTTACGATCCGGAATCGAGTATTTCGGGGGATAATGTGGTGAGCGGGGGTATTGATTACCTCAACTATCCGCTGCCGCGCACCTACACGATTGGTTTAAAAGTCACTTTTTAA
- a CDS encoding MotA/TolQ/ExbB proton channel family protein, with protein sequence MITNKRLYHLAISLVAAVMIWFALILLATITSGPGLKRFFEAFGGSFGGFVHAIIYMAFIFGVLEILEYQRYLKKQNEGFKLNLLPVQDQLVLSPDEVARIKLNVIDLEKHGFSFLLTDFVKRACTQYRNNQSIGDTLHVLTAQIDNSKTEMEGRLEIARFLINAIASLGFIGTILHLASSIGLFHLAKTEEGMPLITQSLNVSFDTTFIALFLGLVLSYFYHRYLEDLDTFYSRTKSYIIDNLISRIYHPQ encoded by the coding sequence ATGATCACAAACAAAAGACTATATCACCTCGCAATCAGTTTAGTGGCGGCTGTCATGATCTGGTTTGCTCTGATACTGCTCGCGACCATTACCTCGGGGCCGGGCCTGAAGCGCTTTTTTGAGGCGTTTGGTGGCTCTTTCGGAGGTTTTGTCCACGCTATTATTTACATGGCATTCATTTTTGGGGTACTGGAAATACTGGAATATCAGCGGTATCTCAAAAAACAGAACGAAGGTTTCAAACTCAATCTGCTGCCTGTGCAGGATCAGCTGGTATTGTCGCCCGACGAAGTGGCGCGTATCAAGCTGAATGTGATTGATCTGGAAAAGCACGGTTTCAGTTTTTTGCTGACTGATTTTGTGAAAAGGGCTTGTACGCAATACCGTAATAACCAGTCAATTGGCGATACTTTGCACGTGCTTACGGCACAAATCGATAACAGTAAAACGGAAATGGAAGGGCGGCTGGAGATCGCGCGGTTTTTGATCAATGCGATTGCGTCGCTCGGTTTTATAGGAACGATCCTGCATTTGGCAAGCTCGATCGGGCTTTTTCACCTGGCCAAAACCGAGGAGGGAATGCCGCTCATTACCCAAAGCCTGAATGTGTCGTTCGATACGACTTTTATAGCATTATTCCTGGGTTTGGTGCTTAGCTATTTTTACCACCGCTACCTCGAAGATCTTGATACTTTTTATTCCAGAACAAAATCCTACATCATCGACAACCTGATCAGCCGCATTTACCACCCTCAATAA
- a CDS encoding porin family protein, whose protein sequence is MRKPLLLVIAFLLAASFAAHAQSSSFFIGGTGGANLSMYSYTSDYADVWTSSKPKPGLNGGLVFGVEMNKMAIVSGVNFIQKGTKSETDNYRIEGDYVGFVKRRENTSFIQVPILFRYRFLSEKFGLTASAGPSLNVGLAGNQRLELEVAGVGSRSESSTVRFGSGINDTYRRFQPGFILSPGMLMPVGEKGKLAVNIIWDLGFNAINTRSSAAIGADGKVANVSTILSVSYTHHFTFGDKY, encoded by the coding sequence ATGAGAAAGCCATTGTTGCTCGTTATCGCTTTTTTACTCGCAGCCAGTTTTGCTGCACATGCGCAAAGCAGCTCCTTTTTTATAGGAGGAACCGGCGGTGCCAATTTATCAATGTATTCATATACATCTGATTACGCAGATGTGTGGACCAGTTCCAAACCCAAGCCGGGATTAAATGGAGGCTTGGTTTTCGGCGTGGAAATGAATAAGATGGCGATCGTTTCGGGGGTCAATTTTATTCAGAAAGGGACCAAGTCGGAGACTGACAATTACCGGATCGAAGGGGATTATGTTGGCTTCGTGAAGCGGCGCGAGAATACCTCTTTTATACAGGTGCCAATTCTTTTCAGGTACCGGTTCCTGAGTGAGAAATTCGGGCTTACTGCCTCTGCAGGGCCTTCCCTGAATGTCGGACTAGCGGGAAATCAGCGGCTGGAACTGGAAGTAGCCGGGGTAGGGTCTCGCAGCGAATCTTCGACAGTTCGGTTCGGGAGCGGCATTAATGATACTTACCGCCGTTTTCAACCTGGTTTCATACTTAGTCCGGGAATGCTGATGCCGGTTGGCGAAAAGGGTAAGCTTGCCGTCAATATCATCTGGGACCTGGGATTCAATGCGATCAATACAAGAAGCAGCGCGGCGATAGGGGCGGATGGAAAAGTGGCCAACGTTTCTACTATTCTGAGCGTAAGCTATACACACCATTTCACTTTCGGGGACAAGTATTAA